In Acinetobacter sp. C32I, one genomic interval encodes:
- a CDS encoding NirD/YgiW/YdeI family stress tolerance protein gives MNVFSKVAVIAGLVGVTTFAVANTNAVNQQALAPTQTITVKQALTMKDDTPVQLKGYVVKATGDEKYQFSDQTGSITVDIDDDLWQGKAVSAKTPVTLIGEIDIDYKPAKRVEVDVDQVQF, from the coding sequence ATGAACGTTTTTTCTAAAGTTGCTGTAATCGCTGGTTTGGTTGGTGTGACAACTTTTGCAGTTGCAAATACAAATGCCGTGAATCAACAGGCGCTAGCACCAACTCAAACCATTACCGTTAAACAAGCGTTGACGATGAAAGATGATACGCCAGTGCAATTAAAAGGTTATGTGGTGAAAGCGACAGGCGATGAAAAATATCAGTTTAGCGATCAAACCGGTTCAATCACTGTCGATATTGATGATGACTTATGGCAAGGTAAAGCTGTATCGGCAAAAACGCCTGTAACATTGATTGGTGAAATTGATATTGATTACAAACCAGCCAAGCGTGTTGAGGTGGATGTAGATCAAGTTCAATTCTAA
- a CDS encoding epoxyqueuosine reductase QueH: MPTMPHPSQKTLERQTLSLPEGHDKLLLHSCCAPCSGEVMETLIESGIDFSIFFYNPNIHPVKEYLIRKEENIRFAEKHNIPFIDCDYDTDNWFARAKGMENEPEKGIRCTMCFDMRFERTALYAYEHGFSLISSSLGISRWKNMQQINDCGLRAAAHYPDIQYWDYNWRKHGGAVRMLEISKREEFYQQEYCGCVYSLRDSNRWRMSNGRDRIKLGVKFYSNAMDDESNQ; this comes from the coding sequence ATGCCGACGATGCCTCATCCAAGTCAAAAGACGCTTGAACGCCAAACACTCAGCCTACCTGAAGGACATGACAAACTTTTGCTGCATTCATGCTGTGCACCATGTTCAGGTGAAGTGATGGAAACCTTGATTGAGTCTGGCATCGACTTTTCAATTTTTTTCTATAATCCGAATATTCATCCTGTCAAAGAATATCTAATCCGTAAAGAGGAAAATATTCGCTTTGCCGAAAAGCATAATATTCCGTTTATCGATTGTGACTACGACACGGATAACTGGTTTGCCCGTGCCAAAGGCATGGAAAATGAACCTGAGAAAGGCATTCGCTGTACCATGTGTTTTGATATGCGCTTTGAACGTACCGCACTATATGCCTATGAACATGGCTTTAGTCTGATCAGCAGTTCACTGGGCATTTCACGTTGGAAAAATATGCAGCAAATTAATGATTGTGGTCTGCGTGCAGCGGCGCATTATCCAGATATCCAATATTGGGATTATAACTGGCGTAAACATGGCGGCGCAGTCCGTATGCTGGAAATCAGCAAACGTGAAGAGTTCTATCAACAGGAATACTGTGGCTGTGTCTATTCACTCAGAGATAGTAATCGCTGGCGTATGAGCAATGGTCGTGATCGCATTAAATTGGGCGTTAAATTTTATAGTAATGCAATGGATGACGAGTCAAATCAATAA
- the tsaA gene encoding tRNA (N6-threonylcarbamoyladenosine(37)-N6)-methyltransferase TrmO, protein MPIIGHMHSPYREKFGIPRQPNLVQVESYIEMAEPYNNILAFEGIEDFSHLWLLWQFHENKNQDNSLNQMSKFRPQVRPPRLGGNQKIGVFATRSMYRPSPIGLSVVRFLRVEKQGKAVRLYVMGSDLLHGTPILDIKPYIQYSDSIADSLSGYAQQEPIRKIVVWTETAQSQQQQLLKHRILDKKIFDELEQVLSLDPRPAYQDDAERVYGMCFSELNIRFTVDDRSVTVVTVEQS, encoded by the coding sequence ATGCCGATCATTGGCCATATGCATTCTCCTTATCGGGAGAAATTTGGTATCCCGCGTCAACCAAACCTCGTACAAGTCGAGTCCTATATAGAGATGGCGGAGCCTTATAACAATATTCTGGCTTTTGAAGGGATCGAAGATTTTAGTCATTTGTGGCTGTTATGGCAGTTCCATGAAAACAAAAATCAAGATAACTCTTTGAATCAAATGTCTAAATTTCGTCCACAGGTGCGTCCGCCACGACTGGGTGGTAATCAGAAAATTGGTGTTTTTGCCACGCGTAGTATGTATCGACCATCACCGATTGGTTTATCTGTGGTACGTTTTTTACGTGTTGAAAAGCAGGGGAAAGCGGTTCGCCTGTATGTCATGGGCAGTGATTTACTCCATGGCACACCGATTCTAGACATCAAACCGTATATCCAATATTCCGATTCTATTGCAGATTCGCTTAGTGGCTATGCCCAACAAGAGCCAATACGGAAAATAGTTGTGTGGACGGAAACTGCACAGTCACAGCAGCAACAGTTATTAAAGCACAGGATTTTGGATAAAAAGATATTCGATGAACTGGAACAAGTGTTATCTTTAGATCCACGGCCTGCGTATCAAGATGATGCGGAACGGGTCTATGGTATGTGTTTTTCAGAATTGAATATTCGTTTTACAGTGGATGATCGGAGTGTCACAGTTGTCACTGTAGAGCAAAGCTAA
- a CDS encoding ferredoxin--NADP reductase, which produces MAAFNVERITHVHHWNDTLFSFKTTRDTSLRFKNGQFVMIGLEVNGKPLMRAYSIASANYEEELEFFSIKVQDGPLTSILQKVQVGDEILISKKPTGTLVHDDLLPGKNLYLLSSGTGLAPFLSLLRDPETYEKFEKVIMVHGTRYVSELAYQDLILNELPNHEFFEELGIKDKLVYYPTVTREPFHTQGRVTTAIESGELFEKIGLPRFNRETDRAMLCGSPAFLKDVAALLDEHGLVESPRMGVMGDYVIERAFVEK; this is translated from the coding sequence ATGGCTGCTTTTAACGTTGAACGCATTACTCATGTTCACCACTGGAATGACACGCTTTTCAGTTTTAAAACTACACGCGACACCAGCTTACGTTTTAAAAATGGTCAGTTTGTGATGATCGGCCTTGAAGTGAATGGTAAGCCTTTAATGCGTGCTTATTCGATCGCGAGTGCGAATTATGAAGAAGAACTCGAATTCTTCTCTATTAAAGTACAAGACGGTCCATTAACTTCTATCTTACAAAAAGTACAAGTGGGCGACGAAATCCTGATTTCTAAAAAGCCTACAGGCACTTTAGTACATGACGACTTATTACCAGGTAAAAATTTATACCTTTTATCTTCTGGTACTGGCCTTGCTCCATTCCTTTCACTGCTTCGTGATCCTGAAACTTACGAAAAATTTGAAAAAGTGATTATGGTTCACGGTACACGTTATGTATCAGAACTTGCTTATCAAGATTTGATCTTAAATGAACTTCCGAATCACGAGTTCTTTGAAGAATTAGGAATCAAAGACAAATTGGTATATTACCCAACGGTAACACGTGAGCCGTTCCATACCCAAGGTCGTGTAACCACAGCAATTGAATCTGGCGAACTATTTGAAAAAATTGGTTTACCACGTTTTAACCGTGAAACTGACCGTGCCATGCTGTGTGGTAGCCCTGCCTTCCTTAAAGATGTTGCAGCACTGCTTGATGAACATGGTCTAGTTGAATCACCACGCATGGGCGTAATGGGTGACTATGTGATTGAACGTGCATTTGTTGAAAAATAA
- a CDS encoding TetR/AcrR family transcriptional regulator: protein MSKKEDIIATALNLFNRHNYSSVGVDRIISESGVAKMTFYKYFPSKENLIEECLSRRNKSIQAAIEHEISLIPADDYLGKIKAVYFWHLSWFNSDDFHGCMFQKASLEILQQYPSIIGPIVEYREWLMALVEDLFEKAKVFQPHVLTAMYINILDGMTAYAKVNKDHAQIEECWYYIERLIHLEAA from the coding sequence ATGTCAAAAAAAGAAGATATTATTGCAACGGCTCTAAACCTTTTTAACCGTCATAACTACAGCTCTGTAGGTGTGGATCGAATTATTAGTGAGTCGGGCGTTGCTAAGATGACGTTCTACAAATACTTTCCTTCCAAAGAGAACTTGATCGAAGAATGCTTGTCTCGAAGGAATAAAAGTATTCAGGCAGCCATTGAACATGAAATCAGCTTAATTCCAGCAGATGATTATTTGGGGAAAATCAAGGCCGTTTATTTTTGGCATTTATCTTGGTTTAATTCAGATGATTTTCATGGTTGTATGTTCCAAAAAGCCTCTTTAGAAATTCTACAACAATATCCCTCTATTATTGGGCCAATTGTTGAATATCGAGAGTGGTTAATGGCCTTGGTGGAAGATTTATTTGAAAAGGCTAAAGTATTTCAACCGCATGTGCTTACTGCGATGTATATTAATATTTTAGATGGTATGACAGCTTATGCAAAAGTGAATAAGGATCATGCTCAAATCGAAGAGTGTTGGTATTATATTGAACGTTTGATTCATTTAGAGGCAGCTTGA
- a CDS encoding thiamine phosphate synthase gives MTKATVDVAIAILLHKTKVLVGWRQANQHQGNKHEFPGGKVERGESPEQACRREIYEEVGIGLKDWHAFDLIRHEYDDLIVNLHLFHAYVPDELLDLIHQPWVWYHRDQLVNLNFPKANVAILQRLSWPHLIQINDQLSQLSEQNTLFYWRTSLEDQLQIESQLQHLTEAQYSRLIVNYALWQHLSRDLQAKIQTIHLRQSQLMDLNKAGLIVGKRFIAACHDAVSLQHAHQIGCDAVFLSPVHTTVTHPEAQGLGWKGFAALAQNSDIPVFALGGVAPADLEQAQKHHAYGLAGIRQFSLTN, from the coding sequence ATGACAAAGGCTACAGTTGATGTTGCGATCGCAATTTTATTACACAAAACTAAAGTTTTAGTGGGTTGGCGACAAGCAAACCAACATCAGGGTAACAAACATGAATTTCCTGGCGGAAAAGTCGAACGAGGGGAAAGCCCTGAGCAGGCTTGTCGCCGTGAAATTTATGAAGAAGTTGGCATTGGTCTAAAAGATTGGCATGCATTTGATCTAATTCGTCACGAGTATGATGACCTGATCGTTAATCTGCATTTATTTCATGCCTATGTACCCGATGAATTACTCGACCTCATTCATCAGCCATGGGTCTGGTATCACCGTGATCAGTTGGTAAACCTAAATTTCCCGAAAGCCAATGTTGCAATTTTACAGCGTTTAAGTTGGCCACATTTGATTCAAATCAATGATCAACTCAGTCAGTTATCGGAACAGAATACCTTGTTCTATTGGCGTACATCTTTAGAGGATCAGCTTCAGATTGAGTCACAATTGCAGCATTTAACCGAGGCACAATATTCACGGCTGATTGTCAATTATGCGCTGTGGCAGCATTTGAGTCGCGATCTACAAGCAAAAATTCAAACGATTCACCTGAGACAATCACAATTGATGGATTTAAATAAGGCTGGATTGATTGTCGGCAAGCGTTTTATTGCGGCTTGCCATGATGCGGTGTCGTTGCAGCATGCGCATCAAATTGGCTGTGATGCGGTATTTTTAAGTCCTGTTCACACGACCGTAACGCATCCTGAAGCACAGGGATTAGGTTGGAAGGGTTTTGCAGCACTGGCACAGAACAGTGATATTCCTGTATTTGCTTTAGGTGGGGTTGCTCCCGCAGATTTAGAACAAGCCCAAAAGCATCATGCTTATGGGCTTGCAGGGATTCGTCAATTTAGTTTAACAAACTAA
- a CDS encoding response regulator transcription factor has protein sequence MRILLAEDDASQAESIKDWLEMDGYSVDWVERGDHAILAVEQHQYDCILLDRGLPQATGDDILKAIRRQDSKTPVIFITAKDHIHDRVEGLDLGANDYLVKPFNLEELSARVRSQLRQHQAQAGQYLNFSDLQLDPQAKTLSKAGQAINLTAKEFQILHKLMQKPDHILTREQLEESLYAWGDEIESNAIEVFIYQIRKKIGGQYIKTIRGLGYRMHQE, from the coding sequence ATGCGAATTTTATTGGCTGAAGATGATGCCTCTCAGGCAGAGAGTATTAAAGACTGGTTAGAGATGGATGGTTATAGCGTTGATTGGGTTGAACGTGGTGATCATGCCATCTTGGCGGTCGAACAGCATCAATATGATTGCATCTTATTGGATCGAGGCTTACCACAGGCCACTGGGGATGACATTCTGAAAGCGATTCGCCGTCAGGACAGCAAAACCCCGGTTATTTTTATTACGGCCAAAGATCATATTCATGATCGGGTCGAAGGTTTAGACCTTGGTGCTAATGATTATTTAGTCAAGCCATTTAATTTAGAGGAATTATCAGCACGGGTTCGTTCACAATTACGCCAGCATCAAGCCCAAGCGGGGCAGTATCTAAATTTTTCCGATTTACAGCTAGACCCGCAAGCCAAAACACTGAGCAAAGCAGGACAGGCCATTAATCTGACCGCGAAGGAATTTCAGATTTTGCATAAACTCATGCAAAAGCCCGATCATATTTTGACACGGGAACAACTGGAAGAATCCTTATATGCATGGGGGGATGAAATTGAAAGCAATGCCATTGAAGTGTTTATTTATCAGATTCGGAAGAAAATTGGCGGGCAATATATCAAAACCATTCGTGGTTTAGGCTATCGCATGCATCAGGAATAA
- a CDS encoding DUF441 domain-containing protein produces the protein MFSQFDVNLLVLLVLLGCGIFSQNTAVTIAAACLILVKLTPLNQFFPYIQNHGLNIGIIILTIGVLAPIASGKISGESILKSFISIKSLAAIAVGLLVAWLGGRGVKLMSNQPDVVAGLLIGTVAGVALLRGVPVGPLIAAGILSLLIGKS, from the coding sequence ATGTTTTCACAATTTGATGTCAACTTATTGGTTCTGCTTGTTTTATTGGGTTGCGGTATTTTTAGTCAAAACACGGCAGTCACAATCGCAGCTGCTTGTCTAATCTTGGTTAAACTGACTCCTCTGAATCAGTTTTTCCCTTATATTCAAAATCATGGTTTGAATATAGGCATTATTATCCTGACCATTGGTGTATTGGCACCGATCGCAAGTGGCAAAATCAGCGGTGAAAGCATTCTAAAATCATTTATCAGTATTAAATCATTGGCTGCGATTGCAGTTGGATTATTGGTGGCGTGGCTCGGTGGACGCGGTGTCAAACTGATGAGTAATCAACCCGATGTAGTTGCAGGACTTCTGATCGGGACCGTGGCAGGCGTTGCGCTATTACGCGGCGTACCTGTAGGTCCATTGATTGCCGCAGGGATATTATCCCTGTTGATTGGTAAATCTTGA
- a CDS encoding tetratricopeptide repeat protein — protein sequence MMKKTTVMIGVLLLAGCTTAPEKSTKPTNKIPANNTQKKVTQPSSGVKITPYEQKEIKRQSVPVVVPQQKVQQKFNDGSQLPAFKTLMQKTQVAYKQQQLAEAERYALQAQRIAPQATETYLYLAMIADQRKEYANAEALARRGLSYAQSNAMKKQLWLIILKASEARGHTIKAQEARKAIQTL from the coding sequence ATGATGAAGAAAACTACGGTAATGATTGGTGTACTGCTACTCGCAGGCTGTACCACAGCACCCGAAAAAAGCACCAAGCCCACAAACAAGATACCAGCCAATAACACCCAGAAGAAGGTCACCCAACCTTCTTCTGGGGTAAAAATTACGCCTTATGAACAGAAAGAGATTAAACGTCAAAGTGTGCCCGTGGTTGTGCCACAGCAAAAAGTTCAGCAAAAGTTTAATGATGGCAGTCAACTGCCTGCATTTAAAACCTTAATGCAAAAAACGCAGGTCGCGTACAAGCAGCAGCAACTTGCTGAAGCTGAACGTTATGCTCTACAAGCACAACGCATTGCACCACAAGCTACAGAAACTTATTTGTATTTGGCCATGATTGCCGATCAGCGCAAAGAATATGCCAATGCGGAAGCACTGGCACGCCGTGGCTTAAGTTATGCGCAAAGCAATGCTATGAAGAAACAGCTCTGGTTGATCATCCTAAAAGCCAGTGAAGCCCGTGGCCATACCATCAAGGCCCAAGAAGCACGTAAAGCGATTCAAACGCTCTGA
- a CDS encoding ATP-binding protein, translating to MKVVSLQSKLVKTSLISSVVAGCVALLLFAVISAYQTMQVQDEIMDEISDMLLIADLTSPSGQQIDELSDQFDIQYRLSNQQQVLTQSEDFHLDQQYYTLIEAAHGNYGLIWQKGQLWRSYAGEDENSLMQVLILQPLEERFQDLLHNFMGYALVLMLVWLMQWIMLHFLIKRQFNVIHQLSKQISAKNADDLSPVQAGEVELKELQPMLSQLNRLLQRLDQSLQSEQRFTADASHELRSPLSAIQMRLQLLQRKYPERAADFIQMQQDVSRGIQILENLLLLARLDPEHTDNLPKTYFSMQESVEEAIQALHLFAKEKHIQLHWQAAADLQGQILANQQLIFTCVRNLVDNAIRYTPEHGQVYITLQQQQQYLALIVENEGQGMDAESLARLGERFYRALGSKTQGSGLGLSICSKIVELHQGKIQFEQSQYGGLKVSILLKH from the coding sequence ATGAAAGTGGTGTCTTTACAAAGCAAACTGGTTAAAACCTCTTTAATCAGCTCCGTCGTTGCAGGATGTGTGGCACTGCTTTTATTCGCGGTTATTTCTGCGTACCAAACCATGCAAGTACAAGACGAAATCATGGATGAGATTTCAGATATGCTGCTTATCGCGGATTTAACCAGCCCCTCTGGGCAGCAAATTGATGAGCTCAGTGATCAGTTTGATATTCAATATCGTTTGAGCAATCAGCAGCAGGTACTGACCCAGTCAGAAGACTTTCATCTCGATCAACAGTATTACACTTTGATTGAAGCCGCACATGGCAACTACGGTTTGATTTGGCAGAAGGGTCAACTCTGGCGAAGTTATGCGGGTGAAGATGAAAATTCGCTTATGCAAGTATTGATATTGCAACCTTTGGAGGAGCGTTTTCAAGATTTGCTGCATAACTTTATGGGATATGCGCTGGTCTTAATGTTGGTGTGGTTAATGCAGTGGATCATGCTGCATTTTCTGATCAAGCGCCAATTTAACGTAATTCATCAATTATCAAAGCAAATCTCGGCCAAGAATGCGGATGATCTTAGTCCTGTTCAAGCGGGTGAGGTGGAGTTAAAAGAACTACAACCGATGTTGAGTCAGCTCAACCGCTTATTACAGCGCTTAGACCAGTCCCTACAGTCTGAACAACGTTTTACCGCGGATGCCTCGCATGAGTTACGTTCTCCTTTGTCTGCGATTCAGATGCGTTTGCAGTTATTGCAGCGCAAATATCCAGAACGCGCAGCTGACTTTATCCAAATGCAGCAGGATGTGAGTCGAGGTATTCAAATTTTAGAGAATTTATTGTTATTGGCACGTTTAGACCCAGAGCACACGGATAATTTGCCCAAGACTTATTTTTCGATGCAGGAGAGTGTTGAAGAGGCCATACAGGCACTTCACTTATTTGCCAAGGAAAAGCATATTCAATTGCATTGGCAGGCTGCAGCAGATCTGCAGGGGCAGATTCTTGCCAATCAGCAGCTGATCTTTACCTGTGTTCGAAACCTTGTGGACAATGCCATTCGGTATACGCCAGAACATGGACAAGTCTATATCACTTTACAGCAACAGCAGCAATATTTGGCTTTGATTGTAGAAAATGAAGGACAAGGGATGGATGCTGAAAGTTTGGCACGTTTGGGTGAACGTTTTTATCGAGCTTTGGGAAGCAAAACACAAGGCTCTGGTTTGGGTTTATCGATTTGCAGCAAAATTGTCGAGTTACATCAAGGTAAAATTCAGTTTGAACAGTCCCAATATGGTGGTCTGAAGGTCAGCATACTGCTTAAACATTAA
- a CDS encoding LysR family transcriptional regulator: MLELRHLKTLIALREHGSLVSAATDLCLTPSAISHQLKELDHWYGVEVVNRRSRPVSFSNVGERLLKLADDVLPQVQIAQTDITRIVHGQTGRIIFSSECHSCFDWLMPLLNQYRLQYPDVDLDFAAGFESNPHELLQNAEFDLLITADPIALKGIEYFPIFEYESRLVLSNTHPLVRAEQVSVEDLAEETLITYPVDKHRLDIMAHLFIPANIQPKHIRTTDLTQMLIQLVASGRGIAALPDWVVNEYEQKGWVVSRRLDCVSPQGLRRKLYAGYRSEDKEKNYFEGFIKQLEKFSKLRTAYYEQ; the protein is encoded by the coding sequence GTGTTAGAACTCCGTCATTTAAAAACGTTAATTGCTTTAAGAGAGCACGGTTCATTGGTATCTGCAGCAACAGATTTATGCCTTACCCCATCGGCAATCTCACATCAATTAAAAGAATTGGATCACTGGTATGGGGTGGAAGTGGTTAACCGTCGTAGCCGTCCTGTGAGTTTTTCCAATGTGGGTGAACGTTTACTGAAACTTGCAGATGATGTACTGCCACAGGTGCAAATTGCGCAAACCGATATTACCCGTATTGTGCATGGGCAAACGGGACGAATTATTTTCTCATCGGAATGCCATAGCTGCTTTGATTGGCTCATGCCATTACTCAATCAATATCGTCTGCAATATCCAGATGTGGACCTAGACTTTGCAGCAGGCTTTGAATCCAACCCACATGAACTCTTGCAAAATGCGGAATTTGATTTATTAATTACAGCTGACCCGATTGCATTAAAAGGGATTGAGTACTTTCCGATCTTTGAATATGAATCTCGTTTAGTGCTTTCCAACACCCATCCCTTGGTGCGTGCTGAACAGGTTTCAGTCGAAGATTTGGCAGAAGAAACTTTAATCACCTATCCAGTCGATAAGCATCGTCTTGATATCATGGCGCACTTGTTTATCCCTGCCAATATTCAACCTAAACATATTCGTACGACTGATCTTACTCAGATGCTGATCCAATTGGTTGCCAGTGGGCGTGGTATTGCCGCATTACCTGATTGGGTGGTGAATGAGTATGAGCAAAAAGGTTGGGTCGTGAGTCGTCGTTTAGACTGTGTTTCGCCGCAAGGTTTAAGACGGAAGCTTTATGCGGGTTATCGTAGTGAAGATAAGGAAAAGAATTACTTTGAAGGCTTTATTAAGCAGTTGGAGAAGTTTTCTAAGTTACGCACCGCATATTATGAACAGTAA
- a CDS encoding hemin uptake protein HemP has translation MNAPFSLFTRSTDAAQSLPMLHSNNLFALGREIRIMHAGEEYRLRLTRNNRLILTK, from the coding sequence ATGAACGCACCATTCAGCCTATTTACTCGTAGTACCGATGCAGCTCAATCATTGCCAATGTTGCATTCAAACAACCTTTTTGCCTTAGGTCGCGAAATCCGCATCATGCATGCTGGTGAGGAATATCGCTTACGTTTAACCCGTAATAATCGCCTGATTTTAACGAAGTAA
- a CDS encoding GspE/PulE family protein, whose translation MQAQAKFANFSFTIDVTWCLEQLLKDGRITERDKLLIQTTHRQKDQLKWHPLQWIANFNLKDQLNVGSTLALNRLCQWLAEKADVPLFVIDPLKADVAALTSVMSQEFAARNHILAVEVHADRILIGTDQPFTTEWLNNLERSLAPKKIEKVLLNPEQLQRYLVEYYQVSRAVSSSQNASIYDRENKGVEALLQLGDTQNPDANDQHIVKLVDWVLQFAFEQGASDIHLEPRKDKGKVRFRIDGVLHTIYNMPANTLTAVISRIKILGRMNVAEKRKPQDGRLKTRTPKGQETELRLSTLPTAFGEKLVMRIFDPEVLVRSFQQLGFEGHLLQSWQQLTQHSHGIILVTGPTGSGKTTTLYSSLKQLATEQVNVCTIEDPIEMLEPSFNQMQVNPNIELGFADGVRALMRQDPDIIMVGEIRDHDTANMAIQAALTGHLVLSTLHTNDAPSSLTRLHDLGIQPFLTAATILGVLAQRLVRRLCPHCKQQTAINEQEWEHLTFDYMMMDMPTTMYKAVGCEACRHTGYKGRVGIYEFMPVSLELKSQISANATLNDLRAQAKKEGIEPLRIAGARKVLEGVTTLEEVLRVVPLS comes from the coding sequence ATACAAGCACAGGCAAAATTTGCAAACTTTTCGTTTACGATTGATGTGACGTGGTGTTTAGAGCAACTACTGAAAGATGGTCGTATAACTGAACGGGATAAGTTACTCATCCAAACCACGCATCGTCAAAAAGATCAGTTGAAATGGCATCCGTTACAGTGGATTGCCAATTTTAATTTAAAAGATCAACTTAATGTGGGTTCCACGCTAGCACTCAATCGTTTGTGCCAGTGGCTGGCTGAAAAAGCAGATGTTCCTCTCTTTGTGATTGATCCACTGAAAGCCGATGTAGCTGCTTTAACCAGTGTGATGTCACAAGAATTTGCAGCTAGAAACCATATTCTGGCGGTTGAAGTGCATGCGGATCGGATTCTCATTGGAACCGATCAACCTTTTACCACTGAATGGCTCAATAACTTGGAGCGAAGTTTAGCACCAAAGAAAATTGAGAAAGTGCTGCTCAATCCAGAACAACTGCAACGTTATCTGGTTGAATATTATCAAGTCAGTCGGGCGGTCAGTTCATCGCAAAATGCCAGTATTTATGATCGGGAAAATAAAGGTGTTGAGGCTTTATTGCAGTTAGGCGATACCCAAAACCCTGATGCCAATGATCAGCATATTGTGAAGTTGGTGGATTGGGTGCTGCAATTCGCCTTCGAGCAAGGCGCCAGTGATATTCATTTGGAGCCAAGGAAAGATAAAGGCAAGGTGCGTTTCCGTATTGATGGCGTCTTACACACGATCTATAACATGCCTGCCAATACACTCACTGCAGTGATTTCGCGCATTAAAATCTTGGGTCGTATGAATGTGGCGGAAAAGCGAAAACCGCAAGATGGGCGCTTAAAAACGCGTACACCGAAAGGGCAAGAAACAGAATTGCGTCTTTCTACTTTGCCGACCGCCTTTGGTGAAAAGTTGGTGATGCGTATCTTTGACCCAGAAGTGTTGGTCCGTAGTTTCCAGCAATTGGGTTTTGAAGGGCATTTGTTGCAGAGCTGGCAGCAACTGACACAACATAGTCATGGCATTATCTTGGTGACAGGCCCAACAGGTTCAGGTAAAACTACCACGCTGTATTCATCATTAAAACAACTGGCAACCGAACAGGTCAATGTCTGTACCATTGAAGATCCGATTGAAATGCTGGAGCCAAGCTTTAACCAAATGCAGGTCAATCCGAATATTGAATTAGGCTTTGCGGATGGGGTGCGTGCCTTAATGCGTCAAGACCCTGACATTATCATGGTGGGTGAGATTCGTGATCACGATACTGCAAATATGGCGATACAAGCGGCATTAACAGGGCATTTGGTGCTTTCTACTTTACATACCAACGATGCGCCGTCAAGTTTGACTCGTTTACATGATCTTGGAATCCAACCGTTCCTTACCGCAGCAACGATTCTCGGTGTCTTGGCACAACGTTTGGTGCGTCGTCTTTGTCCGCATTGCAAACAGCAAACCGCCATTAATGAGCAAGAATGGGAGCATCTCACTTTTGACTATATGATGATGGACATGCCCACTACAATGTATAAAGCGGTAGGGTGTGAAGCGTGTCGTCATACTGGCTATAAAGGCCGTGTTGGCATTTATGAATTCATGCCAGTGAGTTTAGAGCTTAAGTCACAAATTAGTGCTAACGCTACCCTAAACGATTTAAGAGCACAGGCCAAGAAAGAAGGGATTGAGCCCTTGCGTATTGCAGGGGCACGTAAAGTCCTTGAAGGGGTAACCACTTTGGAAGAAGTTTTACGCGTAGTACCTCTGAGTTAA